One Hordeum vulgare subsp. vulgare chromosome 4H, MorexV3_pseudomolecules_assembly, whole genome shotgun sequence DNA window includes the following coding sequences:
- the LOC123448032 gene encoding cyclin-T1-3-like, whose protein sequence is MDIMQTSDSSQYGVVENSPYRFPYDKRVEDGNLGASWYFSRKEIEENSLSRRDGISLKKESYLRKSYCTFLQELGVRLKVPPVTIATAIVFCHRFFLRQSHAKNDRLTIATVCMFLAGKVEETPIPLKDVILISYEIIHKKDPGAVARIKKKEVYEQQKKLLLIGERAVLVTLDFDFNVHHPYKPLVEAIKKLKIAQKELAQVAWSFVNDGLCTSLCLQFKPQHIAAGAIFLAAKFLKVKLPADGEKVWWQDFDVTPWQLEEVSNQMMELYGPPPSQGTDNKSSSASLANQHALEKAPGAAEEPPVHKNHPASRQSSSADCHGHNQHHPERQDSNQRIAQTEARDGTGTSNEGPNTSPSAMDAVETMDKDHENAAHTRKDTEAMDSQECHSLEPGSLKRKEHSSHDRSSERDVKRTLS, encoded by the exons ATGGATATCATGCAGACAAGTGATTCTTCACAATATGGAGTTGTGGAAAACAGCCCCTATAGATTTCCCTATGATAAACGCGTTGAAGATGGCAACCTTGGTGCCTCGTGGTATTTTAGTAGAAAAGAAATAGAGGAGAATTCCCTTTCAAGAAGAGATGGCATTAGTCTGAAGAAGGAGTCTTAccttcgcaagtcatactgcacttTTCTTCAGGAATTGGGAGTGAGGCTTAAAGT GCCTCCAGTGACAATTGCTACAGCTATAGTATTCTGTCATCGTTTTTTCCTTCGACAATCTCATGCCAAAAATGACAGACTG ACAATAGCCACAGTTTGCATGTTCTTGGCtggtaaagttgaagaaacacccaTACCCCTGAAGGATGTCATACTAATTTCTTATGAGATCATCCACAAAAAGGATCCTGGCGCTGTTGCTCGAATTAAGAAAAAG GAAGTCTATGAACAACAGAAGAAACTTCTTTTAATTGGGGAGCGTGCTGTGCTTGTAACACTTGATTTTGACTTCAATGTGCACCACCCATACAAGCCCTTGGTTGAAGCAATAAAAAAACTCAAGATTGCTCAAAAGGAACTTGCTCAAGTTGCCTGGAGTTTTGTCAATGATGG GCTGTGTACATCTCTTTGCCTGCAATTTAAGCCCCAACATATTGCGGCCGGCGCAATCTTCCTTGCCGCGAAGTTCCTTAAAGTCAAGCTTCCAGCAGATGGCGAGAAGGTCTGGTGGCAAGATTTTGATGTAACCCCATGGCAGTTGGAAG AGGTTAGCAACCAAATGATGGAGCTCTATGGGCCACCACCATCTCAAGGGACTGATAATAAAAGCAGCTCTGCAAGTTTAGCCAATCAACATGCCCTGGAGAAAGCTCCTGGAGCTGCTGAGGAGCCTCCTGTGCATAAAAACCATCCAGCATCCAGGCAATCGAGCTCGGCAGACTGCCATGGACATAACCAGCATCACCCTGAAAGGCAAGACTCAAACCAGAGGATAGCACAAACCGAAGCAAGGGATGGCACTGGCACTAGCAATGAAGGCCCCAATACGTCGCCATCAGCGATGGATGCAGTGGAAACGATGGACAAGGATCATGAGAATGCCGCTCACACGAGAAAGGACACCGAAGCCATGGACAGTCAAGAATGCCATTCCCTCGAGCCCGGCAGTCTAAAGAGGAAGGAGCACAGTAGCCATGATCGCAGCAGCGAGAGGGACGTCAAGAGGACGCTGTCATGA